TTCAACTTCTCAGGGAACTGGTCCATGACAGCAGTAACTACAGTCTCCACAATGCAAAActgggggtaaaaaaaaattacaaaaatatttgtatgaATAATTGAGTTTATGAGTAATGATcacaacaacatcaaaatggctGAAAAGTGACTGAATTGGCTGAATTGCTTAAgaaaagcagaaatgagcaggtaACCAGTCAtcaattgtacttgtgacatggtagtttggctggtaaccatattctggtaactgtaattttgttatgcttagcaaactgttattttgctgttttttaccattattgaaagtgttgtttttctaacatAGAAGCATTGTTAAAGAAGACTTCAACTTGAGTTACCAGTTGCTGTGCAGTATTACTCTTGTTAAACCTGGATTTTACTGGAAATCACCTGAAGTGTTTTGTGTACTATAAAATGACTTTTTAGGAAGAGAATGAATATTTGAAGAATGTAAACTTACTTGGCTGTCAAGTCCGAGAGTCAACAACATGAAAAAGAACAAGAAGGACCAGACTGGGGCAGCAGGGAAATGAAGAACAGCCTCGGGGTACACGATAAAGGCAAGACCAAAagctgtagaaaaaaaaataacaataaaatacattcattaacaaatgcaaaaaataaataatctaattcaATCCTCAATAATATTTCTTTCTTATGGTAAAGTATTTTCAACCATACTGCGGTACTGTTGAAATTGGATTTTTCTGTAGACATGtgcaagtcagtttttaactgTCAGACATGTTTCAATAAACCATTATTGTTTTGGATATGAATTGAAAATTATGGTGCTTTACAACAAgtgcaaacaatgaaaacagaACCCttcatttttgttctgttttcatTGTTTGAACTTCTTGTAAAAATATTTAATCATACTAAAGTGTACAATAGGCATAAGAGtgaattaacaaaacaaaaattaataaacataaCTCTACTTACTTTCATCGATAACATTTTCCACAGGTTTATCCAATTCATGAGACATGTTTCCAAGGATAGAGAAGATCACAAATCCGGCAAGAATACTGGTTCCACAGTTTAAAACCGGCACGAGAATTGCATCTCTGTACAAgagaaaaaattaatttcttagCAAAAATATTTCCTCACAGTAAAAATCAGTACAAATTGTACtatgtaaaaacatttttaaaaaacaaatttgttgtgttGATTTGGTTTCTTCCAAAACTTATGTTCCATCGGCTAcagtcaaaatgacaaaaaaacagtCTTAGAGCAGCACTTGATAGTTCAAGTTTAATGGAGATTGTTTTTAAGTCATTACTATCAATGATAATCCACAAAAACAACCAATCTACTTTTTGTATCGAGTTCAGAGTCCCacctgggttcgagtcccacccgagtaatgtgTACTTGATTTTTTTCACGGAACTCGGgtgagtactgagtatacagtgccaacacacatcggtgtatatgggtaaaaaacataattaatattctttatccctgatgcaaatttaacatctattaaatatttTATGAACGATTGTAAAATTCCTCTTGAAATGTGTTTTTATCAGAAGAAGTTAAACTCTTTACCTTAGGCAATTGTTCTTGAACCTGTTGTAGGAAGACAACGTGATAAGACCACCCCATGACGCACTGAGAGAATAGAAGATCTGGACAGCAGCATCTTTCCATACCTGCATATTGAAAATGGAACAAACCTTATGAATATGCACTACTTTACTTCTACAGCACTTCTAATTGGTTAACACTgctcaaaatgaatattcatagtcTGTTACCTGTAATTATTCACGCGTCACCGCTCCACGGTTTCTAAGGTATGATATAGTGATTCATTGTATGAGGGTCACAACTCGACGGTTTCCAAGTATACCGTTCCCAAATTCCAATAGTTAAACAGTGACTCACTGCATGGAAGGCTACGGTCACAATCACGTGAAAGTTAAAACAGTTtctaaaaagtaattttccattatTTGTTTATGATTTGAGCTTAAACTTGTTAACCAGAAGTTGAATAATCTTGTTTACCTTTGCTTCACCGAGATGATTCCATCTTGGGGTAACGAAGTACTCCACTCCCTTCCAGTATCCCTCCAATGTGATACCACGGAAAAGTAAAATCACCAAGACTATGTATGGGAAAGTGGCGGTGAAGTAAACAACCtacaaaaaattaagaaaatataattagttgTTGTACACTGCTAACCTAAAGGACATGGTTGTAAGTGCAAACAACTTTGAGTGGAATTACGTTTGGTGATCGATATAGAGTCTTtctctctttcattatttttgttgcaaCCTAACAGATCATCACAATAATTACCTTTTACTTaacttaatttcatttttgaatcCAAAGACGTGTTTTTCCATCCAGCAgaaatgtttgatttttcttGGATTACAATTCAAACAGTTTTATTCAACGCCATGCTTTGGGGAACTAACTCCAATCAGTATTTGTTACTACAAAATCGATTGGTGTTTCTTGACAACTGAAGACTAGGACTAATGAATTATTTAGATGGGACAGAATATTTTCAAGAAGGaaactgataaaaaaaacagttttttaatCTACCTTTCCGGAAGACTTGATGCCTTTGACAAGGCAGCCGAAGACCAACAACCAAGCCAGAGCCAAACACAAAGCCAACTGCCAAATGATGTAACCGGATTTACCGATATCCCCGGAGTCGTGCAACATACCATTcctacaaaaagaaaagaaaataagtttgtttgggtttttcttCCTTTTGAATATTAATTCTGAAGAAAGTTGGTTGAAAACTTGGTCCAAGATAAGATGGTTCTTGGAAGTATTAAAGCATCACTTTGCAACAAATAAAAGCAATAATTTTAAGTTAGAGAGAGATTAtaacaaataatgaataaattatGGTTCTTTAATTATCAAAATATCACTTGAATGCATATTCGTTACCACTTAAATCAATTTCTTTATATTAAGAACAGgaattattgggtttttttaaatgaaaaaattatTTACTTGTAGAATTCTTCTGTCGGGCGCACTCTCAAGGCCTTCAGAGGGTCAACATAGCTCGACAAATCAGTCGAGTTCCCATCCACGGTGATGTTATACATGTCCATCTCCACACTGGTCAGATTTGCCACGGGAACGCATGTGTTGTTGAAGGTAATGATTCCACCACTTGAAATGCAGTCTTTGTACAGGTCACTGCAGAAGGCCGTGTTCCACTCATGATCGCAACCTGCCCATGGTAGGCTGGTCGTGAGGGACATGAACATGTAGTAGAGTGTGTAGGTGATGACCACATTGTAGTATATGCCGACCCATGCTGACACTATCACCATACCGATACCCACACCTGAGTTGAAATTAAGAATATTATAGATTCATTAGAACAAAATCTCAAAATTAACTTTGAAgttaatacaatttttttaattatatctTCCTTTTGGCATGACACTATCGCCATGCAAAGAATACAATGACCTGATTTCAAACTAAGAGTAGATTCATAAGAAAAATCTCGCTATGAATTTTACAATAATTAGTTTTTTTATTCCAATTTCCTGTCAGCACAATCTTCAATAGTGAAATCCATATTGAGCTATATATAGCTATACTAGGATGGTGCAGAAAAGACGTCACAGGCAAAGTGCTTAAGAAATGAAGAGTGAAGTTAAGGTGGCGACAAGACAAAAAAGACTAAGAGCACAGCATGGTTTATTCTGCCTATAACAGTTTCATAGAGATGGAACTCAAAATAACGCATCATTCCATCTGAAGGTGTTTGTAAATGTTTAAGTATCTACacttgtgctttcagatgttatATTTTCTatatgtattatttattttatttggctaTTGACGTAGGtttgtatttattgttaatAGTAATCTTTTGCATGCGGCAGTGTTTAAAGATGTTATTTGTCTAGCCAATTATTTTAACGACCTTGTAAATTTCTTCATCTGAAACGAACGAAGTACGCATCAATGAGCACTGTTCAATAAACTTGTTGTGAGCAAAATGGAAAAATAGGGTGTAGACCTTAACAAAAAGGTTCTTAGGAAGCGGTGTGGCaggcaaaacaaaatatcaatttatttttttccgtTCCACACGACTGACGAAAACATTGCCATCACAAAAGAAAGAAGTGAAATGGATCTTacctaaaaaaaagaaacggtattgtttatttgtatatttGTGGTTGTCAATGAGAACTAATCTCTTTTTACAGAAGTTTGCAACACTTTGGTGCCCCCAAAAATTGTTCCGCTTTGTGCGttgctgtaaaaggaaaacagcaCGTACACTTTGACTTTGAAACTTTGAGACGTGACCGTGGAtgtcaacaattaaaaattgtctgCGAGACGGCAGTGACATTCAGGGCAACAAACTACAATACACAATTTGGACTGATTTCGGAAACAAAGAattagtttgttttaaattaattaccTCTGAACATTGGAACAGAGTTCCAACACCGAATAGGTCCGCTGCTGCTATACTGGCCAAAAGCCAACTCCATGAAGAAAAGGGGAAGTCCGGCAAACAATAACATGACCAGATAAGGAATCAAGAAGGCACCTGGAAAgaaatgataaaacaaagaTGATTAAGTGGCAAGTGTTAAATTTACGATTCAAACAAACATGACACTCGCCGCGAGTCTTCTCGTGGGACTTGATGGTACACCATCCGAGGGGACCGAAGGGGACTAATATAAAGTTGCGGGGAAATCTTTCTGAGAGAAAAACATTTTAGAGTGCACCAAATcaaataagcaaaacaaattgagattaatttttttgtaactgATGGAAAGTGTTAAATAATGTTGAATGTTGTTGAGATCATGTGTCACTGGCAGGAAATCCCTGCAAATTCCTAAATCTGCTCAACAGTGATTTGGAACATTTCCAATGAGGATCCAGGATTGGAATCAGATATCAATATCAAATTGGTTTCGAATTTTGATTTTTGAGGAAACTGTGTTACAGGGAAATTCCCTTTGAGAGCCCCATCTGTCTGTGCTGATagaagaaaatataaacaaaggATGAGCAGAGCAATTTTTGTATACATAAACGTGTCAATGGaagcacaaaatgtacaaagcacaaacaaaattgtgcttaccattattttgtgactggtattttgcTCTTTTGTTCTTGGCAAAAAtcataaagaagttttttttttttttttttttcatcgcaACGATTTCTTTAATAATCTAATTTTCTTGAATCATAGGTAGGAAGATATTTTTGATCTTAATAATTTGAGTGATTTAAGTTTTCTAATCCAAATAACATTCCTTTGCCTATTTTTGGACGGGAATGTATACTATGAGTGACTGTTGCAGATTTGAACAGCTTATCTGAAGAATTACCCTCCCGAAGACCCCCTTTTATGTAAATATAAGATGGCCTGACAAAAAAACCAAGGCACAGacatgacgtcaatgcattGTGTCTTGTTTTGACGGAGATTTGCTCTCGAGACACGGACGTCTTTTGAGGCAAGAACTATATCACCATGGCAACGGACTTTTCCCGAAGCAAAGGCATGCAGCGGCGGGGTCGACATTTGGCGGTACACAAATTATCATCAAGAAGAAATCCATCCTTACGGAGCAATAcgtttgaataaaataatatgcAGTGGAAATTTCCATCAGCTCGTGCGCGCGCAGTGCGGCGATAATGGCAAGCACCGCAGGCATCCTGCCAAGAGCAGCATTTTGCTAATCTATTCAGttaatgcatattcatgaactATATACACTTCATGATTTATCACAACCCGAGTCTGAAATTACTAGCTGAAATCCGATGTATAAAACCACATCCAATGAAATatatcaagttttttttgtgcatCGACGTACAAAGTGCTGTGTGTCGGAATGATACATAGACATGTCCGCTCGTGTTTTGTACCACTTAAAAAATCACTATAGGAGTGAATTTTAAGTCCGTCTGTTTGCGACGTTCTTGATTAAGAAATAATTTAGTGGTTGATGTAAATACACGCGTGTGCGTCACTGGGGGATCGATTGCCCAAACTAGAGGGCAAACTGAAACATTTATTAAGAGGTGAGAAAACACGAGGCTtgaggcaaaacaaaaagacagCTTCTGTAAGGAGGGCTACAAGACGTGCTGGAATTTCATCACTTGTGAATAAATTGACTATAAAGCGACATTTTCAGCACGGAATTTCAAATCGGATTTGTGACAAAAATTTCCTGTTTAAAAGTTATTGTAATGTGGGTTTCATGTAATTATAAACGCTTATAGTTGTCGTATAaactgtttgtttgcttgtattTTGGAGAAATCTAATCGCAAACTGAACCCGTGTGCAAAAACAGCCCCCGCAACATTCACGAAAAAGGGGAACGGGTGTATAGTCGAGAGACTTTGTTCACGCGCCTTTTTGcaacataacaaatctgatTGGTCAATCCGTATGATTGAGAGTATATTGACGGTTTCTATAACTCACCTCCCCCGTTGCTATAGCAAAGGTACGGGAATCTCCAGACGTTTCCAAGCCCGACGGCATACCCGATGCAAGACAACAAGAATTCCATGTGATTCGACCAATTACCGCGCTCTTCGTTTTCGTCGCCCTTGGTCTTGACTGTCATGACGGGGAGTGGGGATGGGGGTCCACTCCCGGGGGCAGGGTACATCGCAAAGCCTGGATCACCCTGCGGCAGTGGTTGGAAACTCTGTAGTGGAAGAGAAAATGAAAGTTATAAAAACAATGATTTTACAATTATAGACctgtgttgtgtgtgtttaacttggagataaaaaaaacatgtttttcccAAGTTAGGGAAAGGTAATAGTTAAACATGGATCTAGTTTTATGGTCATGTTATCATTGCAATTTAAAACGTCTAAAATAACTGGATTGGAGATAGGCTTACAACAATACTGCTCTAAAGTCGCAAACcatagttttgttcaacaaagGCGAAGTTGTGGATTTAAaccatacttttttttaaagaaagactGCACTCCATGTATTTCTAGAATCCCCGTGTTGTTTTTACTTATTGAAGACTTCTTTACACATCAATGAAGGTCTTCATTATTCATCACATCGAATACTAAGAACTTCTGAACGGTTATCATTCTTAACATGCCACAGAGTTAACCCTGACATATTTTGTTCAGCCTGTACACTGACTGATGGACATTCTAACATATCATTGCTTGCCCATCTGCTGATTGTCCGAGCATAGAGCTGTAAACTGAGCAtgctggtccttgctctatgcccGAACATTCCTATGGAGGATACAACCTTATAAGTTATGCGGTAGGCTATGTTTCAAGTCACCGTGTACAATGCACTTCGATATCCAACATTGCATTGAGCCAATAAGTAATGTATTCCTGTTTCTAAACATTGAATATTGAGAAGTAGAAGTGGCATTTTCAACTTTTCGTTTTCAAACGCGTTGTGCGGAGACTACGAAATGACTCATTGATGATGCGTTGCCCGTCAGCAACGTGAGGGGTATTCATTAAGTATTCTGACATGCGCACTGAGTGAAGCTCAATAAAGCATTTAGATTGTTTTCTCAACTAGTGTTTTGCTATTTTTAGACGTGTCTCGTCATGTGATTAGTGATTATGTTTAATTATTGACTAGAATTGACATCATGGAAAAATTAGCAAACCATATCTTAAGATAAAGAAGAGTTTTTAGGAAAATAATATGACTTTTACACATGGCGACCAAAATGCCTTCAAAATGCAGGAATAGGATGAGCACGCACGAACTGACCTCATGCTTGTCGTGCATGTGTAGCTTTCCAAGCCAGTGGAAggcttctggaaaaaaatattaaaattcctGCCAAGGTTTGATCGAAAGGACAGAGGCCGGAAAATCGCTCCCCGCCCGAACCGTCTTGCGAAGAGCTACGTTTTGTACAACTTGAAAGGGACATGTTTATATGTTTGAATTAAAGATGGCAAATGTTTTGTAATAGAACAGCTATTTTCGAAAACTGAAAGCCCATCTCCAATTACTTGTACTTTGTTACATGTTGACATGTACGTTTTGATGAAGGAAGTAGAAATGCTATATCACACAGTAACTTTCACTTTGGGTTTCGTTCAGTGTAATTTTAGAACCGGCCTATCccctttctattttttttttatactgcgGGCATCTTTCCCTGCCagtgtaaaacaatgttttgctctGTGACAGATGACGTCAACATAATGTATCAAATTCTGTGTCTACAaattttctaatttttgttaattaacTTGCCACCTTAGACTGCATTTAATCGTAGGGCAAGGAAATATGAtacaatttatttaaatataTCCTTTGTAACCACTGTGTCCCTGTTAACCCCTTCTTTTCCTGGCATTGCTGTCGCTATTGTATCTTTCCCCTCTGTTCCTTTATCATTTTAAATACTTGActtgcattgttttgtttgattcacAGTGAAGTATAAggaatgaataataataaaaaataattcactTTTTTTACAAGGCAATTCTGTTTCAAAATTAATTGTAAGAAAATTCCTGACAATATGTTGCAGTGTTCCTGTTGGATGACTGTACACAAAGTAATCCTTTGATATTTAACCCCGGTTAAAGACTGATaacaaaagagatttttacaTCCTGGACAGGCGCTGAGTTTCAGTTTCCTTGAAAAGGGGGTATGGAATGTTGCGGTTGAGGGGCACTTGTATTTAATAGCAGACCAGGCTTTTGATATACCTGGTACCTCCCACGACCACTTTAAAAGCTTTTTTCCCTCCAAAAAAATCCTTCGTAAAAAGTATCGACCATGACGGCCACACACGCAGAGGATTCTGCAGTGTTCGGTTGGcttttataatatttattcaaTGTTAGTCTGAACTAAAGTTTAGCTAAAAAGGTTCACATAAGACATAGAAACTGAtgggtttgtttttccattgCAATTAATGTAAACATAAGACAGATTGAACTGAACATttccaaaatattttgtttttctctctctctggtTCAAGCTGTCTGTGTAATTTGCTACACTGTCAATCTGAGTATGTGACTATAATATATTTTAGTCATATTTTAGTTGACAAGAAAAAATAATTAGCAgcattttaaaagcaaaacgTTTGTATTAACTGACCAGTGACTAATGTCCACTATTTCTTTGTGGAGGTGGATTTATGAATGGGTTTATGCGGGCTTTGTTGAGAACAAGGACCAATTGCTCACTGTTTGGGGACATGGTCCACTTCTTAAGCCCTCCCACTGCGTTACGTAACTCCATTGACCGATAAAAGACAAGAATGTTTGAGCATTATACACATCAATGGCGCGAAAAAAACGCGGTTTGCTTACATTCCTAAAATACCACTCCTTGCTTGACTGGGGGTCGTTGCCACGTCTAAGCCACACCCCACAAAGTGTACACAAATTGTcaataaatacagtgaaaacGTAAATAAAGACTTGCAAATCTAAAATCAGTATAATTGTATAGAATATAAACAATCTCAAATAATCTGATGGTCAAATCAATGGGTGGACATTCTATATgatttttcctccatggtcaaaaTGAGCGAATTAAACGAGTATTCTTTAATTCCAactaaaagttttaaaaattgcaTTGAGTATTAACCAAAATTAGTTAACCAAATCATTACTAtcatatttataaatgacagaAATAGACTAGACGCTGTATTCCGTTCAATAAACTTAGATTGAATGTTTCAACTATGACCCAGCAATTTGTAAACAAAGACAGAAAATATGTAAACAAATCATGTTCGAATCATAACAGTCAAAATGCAATTAGTTTAACAAATGTGTAACAACTTACCAATCCATGTATGTTCTTTTCATTGGTGCCTTCGGCCATGTTGAAAAGTGAGGACAACTTTGAGTGGCGAAGTTTTACCAAAAACTAGCAGAAAATCAGATGATTTCACGTCTACCAAAAATGCCGGTTTTCTCTTTTGTCAGCCTGTTGTAGTTGTAGATTCACACACACAACACCAAACACGTGCAAGCTTGTAGAACGGTAGTAAATTGCGAGACAGTCCAAAAACACTCAACTAGACTTTTAAGTTTGTTTCTCTTACCGAAATTAATAACAACTAATAGAGTCAATCTACAAGGAAATAATCCTGTAaatttctgtaaaaatttgCAAGCGAGAGAGAAGCAATTCTAACGTGTTTCCTGATCCGCGCCAAAACGTATTATGAAGTGCAGGCTGTTCATTCATGAAACGTGGGAGTGTAGATATGCTAATGATTTACGTCACGAGTTTTCGACGAATCACTCAGTCTAAAACGCCCACACTGACCTTTGCACTGACTCACGGCGCCCGCTCATTGGACCAAGTCATCAATTGGCTTCTCTCATGCAAATTAAGCCGGTGTAAATAAAGACACATGCGCTTTTTGTATAGACGTCAACGAATGGAAATTTCCCAAGCCTTTCCCAGTACTTTTCCACTCATTTATATCCTGCGGTTTCCGTTGGCACTGGGCGCAAAAATCTTCACGCTCGGAATTTTGTTAGGTTTTCGAGTTCTTCAAAAAGCAGTTAGGTGTTCTTAAATTATCCAAAGAATGTACATAAAATTATCCTACGctcaatttgaaaataataatgagcCCGTTTTGGCTAGACCATGGCTAGACAGTGTTCCTATGTAGTGAGACACGGGGTTATATTGCATGTGCTTATTAAATCTGGCATCGAGAACGTAGAAGCAGTGCAAAGAACATGTCAAATACTTTCCATTCATTTCAATCAAGAATTGATCTTACAATGGTTAGCATAATATACTTAAATAAAAAGCCCTTCAGTAtaaaataagtaataataatattgaattaTCGCAATACGaatttgaaattatttgttttgtttgccataAGCCTAAACATGTTATCCAGTTGTAATATTTTATAGCCCTGTGTAAATTAGTATTTTTACTGCTAGTTGTAATGATTTATAGCCATGTGTAAATCAGTATTTTTACTGCTCTTCTTGTTCGCGGCCATGTTATCACCCACACAGACTTACCTATCTTTTCACGACTTGCTTGTATTATAATCATGGCAAAATTTCAATAAGTGTAGTATCTTTCATAATATCAAGTGCCGGGATCCTTGAAGGAAGGCAAAACCTCCTCAGGCTCTGGCGGGCTTTATATTTTTCACCgagctcggaaaagtactgaggtGAAATAATCAGTGTCATCGGATAAGGTGggcaaaaaacaaataattttcttaTCCCCGCTGCtgaaattaacatctattatttaaATGAATTTGCATCGGATTAGGTGGgcaaacaacaaataattttctttatccccgatgctgAAATTAGCATCTATTATTTAAATGaatttgatttgtgtttttaatgtgAGTCCCTCTACCGCTATTACTATTAGTATAAACACGGGTGAAGGAAAACCATGTACGTATAGACATGAAGGAATAAATGGAGTACATTATTTACATTACAGAAGAAGACATAGACCCCTATATGTGTAAGCCTGTAAGGACGTGAAACCTGCGCCGTGTGATATTTTATTTCAACACGAGCATCAAGGTTTAATTGTGTTTCTCTATACTATAGGCTagaaaaacaacccaaaacagATCTCTGTCTATATATAGGACTATAGTCTTTCATGGAGTATTTTATGAgtagaatattatttttttaatccaaaGAAGACGCAAAAAAAAGAGCACGAGTAATGACCTTTTCCCCCTCTTTTTCTTTGGATAACAACGGGATAACATCGTGTTGCTGTCTAATCAATCAAGCATACAAAGCATTcttcttctattttttttctgactTCTATTCGAGgctaaataaaaatgtttcgtcaaatcataattttgttaaatgtataacttttttgactttgtttaaataaataaaaatgatgatTCAAAAGCACCTGGCTTCTGAAGGTCAATGCGAAAAATTATAATCGAAA
The sequence above is drawn from the Asterias amurensis chromosome 13, ASM3211899v1 genome and encodes:
- the LOC139945838 gene encoding sodium- and chloride-dependent neutral and basic amino acid transporter B(0+)-like, which codes for MAEGTNEKNIHGLSFQPLPQGDPGFAMYPAPGSGPPSPLPVMTVKTKGDENEERGNWSNHMEFLLSCIGYAVGLGNVWRFPYLCYSNGGGAFLIPYLVMLLFAGLPLFFMELAFGQYSSSGPIRCWNSVPMFRGVGIGMVIVSAWVGIYYNVVITYTLYYMFMSLTTSLPWAGCDHEWNTAFCSDLYKDCISSGGIITFNNTCVPVANLTSVEMDMYNITVDGNSTDLSSYVDPLKALRVRPTEEFYKNGMLHDSGDIGKSGYIIWQLALCLALAWLLVFGCLVKGIKSSGKVVYFTATFPYIVLVILLFRGITLEGYWKGVEYFVTPRWNHLGEAKVWKDAAVQIFYSLSASWGGLITLSSYNRFKNNCLRDAILVPVLNCGTSILAGFVIFSILGNMSHELDKPVENVIDETFGLAFIVYPEAVLHFPAAPVWSFLFFFMLLTLGLDSQFCIVETVVTAVMDQFPEKLKGKKTFVVAGYCGVCFLLGLNTVTQAGNYWVWLMDKYAADFALLIFGLCECIALGWCYGAKRFTNDIRTMLGDKVVDSIFFKWWPLNWCCITPCVLAFVLMFNWISWTNPTAKDYEFPPWAHAIGWLMISSTLIFIPIVMVWEFIRAEGTVTDRLRALITPTADWGPALQHHREEATRVHQRNGTIMGGTMDGVDAGRITKYMPCENGVSLPLEVRGACAPPPTEGAGAVTLQGYNGNAV